The genomic region CATCGTCTACATTTCGACACCACTCTAATCACATGTCTGGCGCCGCACAGGCGGTACACCCCCCAACGTACGATGACCTGCCATACCAGCGCTTCCTTGTACGCCCGCGGTCGAAcaagctgacgacagcatGACCACCTGATCCCGAACACGCcgttcctcctctcgccgCGGGCGACGGAGCGATGGGGAGCAAGGCGGGACTGGGTGCGGCCTCACTCGCCGCAGAGTGGACTGCTGGCCAGTCtaggggaagaggagatgggCACGTTGTTGTCCGGCCTTGTTCCGCGCaacccttcctccccctccaacttaccttcctcccctaCCAACCCACTCTCCCCGTCCGCACCCTCCTTCGCAGCCCCGTCTCCACCCGCCCTATCCCTCCCCAACTTcgctgccctcgccgactaCGGCGACCAAGTCGTTCCCGTTGCCGACACTGCGCAGCGCGAGTTTTCCGAGTTTGCGCGTGACGAGCGGCGCCTGCGGGAAGTCTTGGAGCTCTGGGAGTCAGGGGAAGGAAGGACGTTATACGTCAAGGACTGGCATCTggttgccgagctcggtggTGGAGCGGACGCGCGGGGAGTGTATGAACCCCCGAGCTGTTTCCTGGGTGAGTTGCGCTACTATACAACTCTCGGTCCACAGccgctgacggcagacgACTGGCTTTCGCCGCCCTTTGACGCACCCACAtcatcgagcgcgtccaCCGCCGACTTCCGCTTCGTCTACACCGGACCCGCGGGAACCTTCACGCCCCTCCACCGCGACGTGTACGGCTCGTACAGCTGGAGTGCGAACATTGTCGGCCGCAAACTGTGGTGGCTCTTCCCACCAGGGACGGAGCCGCGTGATAAGCACGGCGAGCTCCTGTTCGACGTGCGGGATGCAAAGGCACTCAAGGTGCTccaggaggaaggcgaggtCATCTTCGTCCCAAGTGGGTGGCACCACCAGGTGCTGAATCTCGACTTTGTGAGTGGCGGCCAGCTGTCGCTTCTCCGTCCACAGCTGGCAAACCGCTACCGACCGCCAAGTCCTCTGCTGACCCAGTGTATCTCCATCAACCACAAtttcttctcctcgccgacactGCCGCGGGTGTATGCCTCGCTGCGGGCATCTCACGACCGATGCGCTGCGAGCATAGCCGACGTGCTCCCCGACATCAAGGCGAGGCTTGGGAACACAATGCTTCCAGACGGTAcgagggcgtgggaggCTGAgtgggcggaggaggttgaTGGGTTACTGGCGCGCGATGCtgggtggggttgggaggggtTCTGGATGTGTGTGAGGGATGACCTTGTGGTGAGTGCcgagcgaggcgagcaCAGCGGGTGGAGCTGGCGATCATGGAGCCGATGCAGCCGGTGCGGAGAAAGCGGCGGTAAGAGCGTTGCTCAGGTTGGGCTGTTGACGCGCACGTCGGTGGGATCGCCTCTGGCAACTATGCGGACTTCATCGCGAAGTCAAAGTCGatgctgacaccagcacCCGCCTACAGGATCGGACCTGCGGCCAGGGGACGACGAAGTCGCGCGTTTTGTGGGTACAGTACTGGAGCAGTATAAGGCGAGCGCAGAGTGGCGTCTGTTAccggccgcgcgcgcggtcgcggtcgaggttgaggcgtTGTTAGCCTCGAGGGCGTAGCAGGGCGGACCGGACATAGCATCGATCTTGACGTAGTCCGACAACTCCGTCGGAGCACATGTTTACTCTGGCAACTCGTTATGTCTGCAGGAGCTGCTCACGTCACCTGCACTGCCACCACTTATGAATACCGCTCGCGGAATGCTGGGCGGAATCTGATGGACCGTCAACCCACAGAGCAATTGAAGAGACTTTGTTTCGGTTCATTCTAATCTCGGAATGTTGCTGCCAAACTGGGCCGCTCGAATTGAATCTGCAGGATACCGGACCAAGGAATCCGCAGGATGGTTCCGCAATCCGCACACGGTAGTGGAGTATAAGCCGCAATCCTCGCCATATTAGCCACATTACGAAGTCTGCGTGTGCCGTTCTAATCCGTCGGAGCGCGGTACCGGTCCACATGTTGCCACTAaagctctcctcctcaccgctCCGCACGGGACTGACACCTCGACGGAGCTGACCGACACGCGTGCTCACTGAGCGCACGCGACACAGCATCGAGGGTGGCGGGAACAGTTGTGATATTCTCGAACCTGCATCCTGAGACTGCCATTAACGACTGCTGACGTACAGCTGGCGTCGGCTGGAGAATGTCGATCATTAGTTGCTGacctccgcctcggtgCACGCCCCCCGGCCTATTCGCGGCCGTCTCAActgcgcaagctcgtcgagagGCTCCAAGTTGTCACGCACTTGCTGTCAGCCTCAAAGTGGCGTGCTATAAGAATGAAGCCTCTGCAAAGACAACACCACATCCAACAACCAACAACCAACAAGACAAGAATGTTCAAGaccctcgccatcctcgccactctcgccctcgcttCTGCGCAGGACTGTCCGCCTCCCACATCGAGCAGcactccccctcccaaGGCGACCGGCACGGTAATCCACCCGAACGGCGACACCTCCAAGTGTCTCGACGTCCAAGGCGCCAACTTTGCCAACGGCACTCCTGTTCAGATGTACGTCCCCCGTCCTTCTAAACTGACTGTTAGTTGGGACTGTAACGGAACCCCCGCACAGTCATGGACGCTCCAGCGCGGTGCTggcaaggtcaagctcgcTGCCAACGGCACAAACTTCTGCCTCGACGCAGGCACCAGTACGTCCTCCCCAATAGTGTAGCTAATGAGACCCCGCGAATGGCGTCGGTATGAAGATCTGGAGCTGCGTCGACGTGCCCCAGCAGAACTGGTTCTACACCGACGACAACCGTATCGCACTCACGGGACAGGGTGGGTACTTTGCTGGTCGTGCTGACATAAGGATTCTGCCTCGACTTGACCAATGGAGACAAGACTGATGGAAACCGCGTCCAGATCTGGCAGTGCGGTACCGGTAACAACAACCAGGTATGGACGACCAACGTCCTTCGCCGCCGTTACATGCGCAGCTAAGCGATGTTTAGGCGCCTCATGGACGCTGAATTGAACACTGTATTCCGTAGCCCAGCATTGACAAGCTCAGGATGCAATGGACCGTTTCTCGCACTGTGATGGATTGAGATCAAACTGCTACCCAAACCTGAGATATTTACTCCATCTCTGACCTGTGCGCCAGGTCTCCTGGGAAGAAGAGATCGGAACACGACCTTTTGCAACCCCAGACGAACTTTTTCGCACGACCTACTCTTCCCAAGAACGAACATTTTCGCaggcgagatggccgagcggTCTAAGGCGCTGTGTTAAGGTTTGCTTGCAAATCCGCAGTCTTCGGACGTGGGTTCGAATCCCACTCTCGTCAACAGAGGATTCAAttcctcagcctcctcttTTCTCTTTTGCCAGCTTGGGCGAACGAATCCAACTCGCTCGAGGATGCTCGAGGTGAACATTTGGGTGTTGGTGCCAGGTGCCTGAAGAGGAACGTGTCAAGCTTAAAGAGCAGTCTCGGAGTGAATGCGTGGTGGGTCACACTCAATGTCAATTGTCCATTCACGGTAACGTAAAGCAGCAGCTTCGCCCACTTATGTTGTTCTGTTTGATATGAAGGCCATTAGCGCAGTCCAAGGATGTTACACTAGGGTGCAAAGGGCCACGCGACACCGTGCTGTGGCATAACATCAAGGAATATACTCCCACAGTGCTGTTCAGGATAGGATGTGAATGACACTAGGGTCGGAAAATCAATTGAGATGTCAATTTCGGTCCACCGCACGACCGGGCCACCGTGTCACAGCGCTGTTCAGTGGGCCCACCGTGCAGCACACTGTAGCATGATATGAGTAGATCTGACAACTCTGATCTGATTGAGAATTACAACTGTTGCACAGCTGACACGTATCCCTTCCCTCAACTCCACATGCACCATCCTATTTAATGCTCTAGGCACAAGGTGTACGCTGCATTCCGCGGCAGTTCCTGATACCGTCGGAGGATGCATTAGGATTCGGCTTCCATCTCGCTCCCGCAAGGCTTTCCGAGTACACTGTGCCGCTGACGTTACCTTCCGCCACGCCACCTTGGTGCTGTGGAGCAACACGTGGGTGTGGCGGGCGATCCCTGATTGCTGCCTCATTTCCAGTCGGCGTTGGTCCCTGCTGACTCCCCCCACACATCAGAATGACATAGGCCTGTCAAGTAATGCGATACCCATACAAGGTTCGTTTGCTTCGTATGTTCATACGCTGGACCTCGGTCATCTCGCGGAGGCAATTATCCGTACTCGGCTACATCGCCGCGCACCCGGCTCATGCCCTGAGAGCATGCTGGCCGAGCGCGGCAGAGCCGCCACGGACTGCTCACGCGGACCGCGGAGCCGCACTAGCGCGCCAAGTCTCCGCAGGAGTGAGGCCGTGCGGACTAGTGGCTCGGTGCTGTGCACCTTGGCGCGGTTAGAGGGACAGCGGACCGCGGAGCAGCGCCGCATGCTCCAGGCGCCTCCGAGTGCGAGAAGCACATCCACGCGTACCTGCAGGCGCACCCGTCACTGAAGTCGATAGCCTAGAGGCAGCTGTGGCGGAAACGATATAAGGCTGGCTGCCTCCTCGCTCATCACTACTCAACAGCCTCCATCACTACTCAACAGCCAAATCGCCTCCAACAACCATGAAGTACTTCGCCCTCGCTACCCTcttcgcgctcgccacgGCCCTTCCCACGCCccaggacgaggtcgtcgtgCCGGCCGTGCCCGGCAAACCCGCGCCAAGCGGTAAGCCGGTGCCGCTCCCAACGCCGCTCCCGAGTGTGGGCCTGCACCCCAACGGCAACGCCGGCAAGTGTGTCGacgtgcgcggcggcgtcatcCAGGCCGGCACGGTCGTGCAAATGTAAGACAACCGCTGGCCGAGCTGATACAGTTACGACTGCAACGGCACTGCGGCGCAGAAGTTCAGCCTCAAGCGCGGTGACGGACAAGTTCAAGTCACTGGCACCGACTACTGTCTCCAGGCCGACGGCAACTGGAACGGTTCGCGGGTCCGCCTCCAGCGCTGCAACAAGTCCCTGTGAGTAATAGGGTTGTGGCGCTGACGCAAGCCTCCAGAATTGGTACtacaccgacgacgaccgtATCGCCGTCACCGGCCAAGGTAGCTACTTGCAATAGGTGTCACTGACGACAGGCCTCTgcctcgacctcacggACGGGTCGGACGCCAACGGCAACGCCCTTCAGGTCTGGCAGTGTGGCACTGGCAACACCAACCAGGTCTGGACGACCAATGTCCTTTTCGCCTGAGCCCAAGTTTGATCAGCAAACAGTGCATGCTGGCCCAACGGACCTTGAACGGACATTGAAAGGACTTTGCCCTCGCAAATGTCAGCAAAGTAACGAACAGTTGATGCAATGCTGTCTTTCCCTTGCCAGTTGCGTTTCGGCGGATAACTCGCAGTTTGTCCAAGGACTTCAGGTTGCATTGCAGCCCGTGGCCCAGTTGGTGGCCCCAGAGTATCCCAAGGGTGGCGTTATAGTGCCTAGCGCTTGACGATCAGTTCGTAGAGTTGAAAATCGGGTTCCGCCACGGGCGGCCACTGAGTCCAGTATGACCCAGGCCCGTGGCCGTCGCACTGCACCgcatcgaggacgcggaACCCCTTGGGTGCAGGGGCGAACGACGGACTGCCTTCTCTGCCTGTTCGCGACGGTAGAGCAGCGATTGCTCCGGATCGGCAGTCACCTGTGGGAGGATTGCGTCGGCCAGGGCGAAGCTGATGCGGAATCCGCGCAGTGGCTCGGGCTCTCCTGGGCCAACCTCTCCGTCGCTGCTACTggccttctcgtcctccgacGATGCGGCAGAGTTCACCTGCGAGCTGTCACTAACAGACGCGCTAGACCTTTTCCGCCGCCTGCGATACGCCCGGATAGCCCTGGACTTTTTGGCTGCTTGTTCAGCTGCGACAGCCTGGAGCTCCTGCAGGCGCTGGGCCAGCAATTTGAAAAGACGTGTGCTCGCCCGCGGATCTGAATTGCCGGTGGTACGTCGCTCTTTCTTTTCGTTGAGGCTATCACGTAGCCTGCACAGTTCGCTGTCGAGTTGCTGGATCCCCATGGCCAGCTTCTTCTTCCAGCTGGAAGCCAGGCGCCACTTGAGGAAGGGAGCGCCAACGGTAGGGAGCAGGACCGCATACAAGCCGTCCCGCCTTGTGCCTTTCGCGACGAGCGACAACTGGTCGATTCCGATATCAATTCGACGAGCCTGGACGACgtgctcggccttgggGTGCGTGTCGAATTCGAGTTCAACGTCAAACCAGATACCACGCCTTGTCAGTGCAATGTTCACTGTCGTCAGCTGCGAGAGCCAAGATAAGCCTACCTCTGCCTTGGTCAGCGAATCCCAGTTTGGCAAACCGCAACGACAGAGGCAAGTTGCGAACGTCAGCCTGTAGCTGCTCTGCCTGGATCCGCAGACGCGTCTTGGTCGCAGcctcgcagctcgcgcgcaacTCGGCGAACGGACTGAATCGTGTGCGGTCATGGACTTGGAAGTCGATGATGCTTGGGAACAGGTTTGCCAGTGAGATGTGGATGTTCTCAAGTACAAGTTCCACGCTGGGCGTGACGAGTTCTATCCGGGGAAGTGTGATGAAGCCTCGCCAGTTAATTCCGGAGGCTGCGAGCCGTCCAAGCTCCGACCAAAGTCCGCGCTTGAATGCCAGCCGCCCATTATCAAGAAGCAGGGCGTTGGTGAATGCGGTCCATCgtgcgtcgagctcgagagtGAGAGCGTCCTCTGAGAACCAGCCTCCGAGTTTCGGCTGGTACGATTTGATGTTGAATCCCTGACCGACCCCAACAAAGTGCTCCACGCCCGCCCAAACAGCGTTCCACTGTGCAGCATACGCCTCGTTTGAAAGCCAGGCGCTCAGATCGTCCCATAGTTGGGCCGCTCGCACGACACACGCATCCATGCTGACGTACCCCTTCTCCAGGAACACCTTCCGAAGGAAGAAATCGATTTGGACAGACAGGCCGCGGGCGGCCTCGTCTTCGAGAATGTAGGCGTACAGCTTGTTGATTGATTGCTGGATCGGGCCAATGGAGCGGTTGGCGGCGAAGCGTTCCCCAAGTGTCACGAGGTTTGTGAGGATACGACGGGTCGGCGTCATTCGTGGCTGAGGTTGATGTTCGGGCGCCAGTTCGGGGTGCGTTTGAGCGATGACATCGAACTCGTACGCGGCGAAGGTATCTAGAAGCCAGGTCATCGCCTCCGTGTAGCCCTCTTGCTCCTGCATACTGGCAATGGCACCACGGAGCTTGCGGAGGAACGCGGTGACTCGCGGGTCCAGTGTGACAGacgtctcggcgtcgacgaaAACGTCGCTGTCATCATCCCATCCACTGTCGGGGTCTCCGAAGGCCCCTGGGATATGAAAGTCGCCGGCATTCCTCCAATCGTCTGCGTCGTCGCTACTTGAGGCGCCGACATCTGCACTCGGAGCAGCTTCGCCCTTATCCTTTGCTGTGCTTAGGGCGTTTCCATCCTGATCTCCGCCTTCCGCACCTACGGCGTCGGTGCCGTGCTTTGGCGCAAGTGCTGTGAGTTCTGTTATCGCGGCTCGCAACTCGGGGTTGGTGAAGAGTATTGTTCCCAAGGTGCAGATATATCCGAGTGccttgcgcagctcgccgtcTCCTTCGCCCCCCTCTCGTGCCGCAGCATTGACATCGCGCGCCAGGTCGCTCTCGAAAGATTTGTCGGCTTGGCTCACGGGGATCTCCTCTCTGGCCGAAGGACCGGAGAAGGCATGTTGAGCCGGTGGACGATGGCTCCCCCTCCGCGACTCGAACCACGCCATCGACAGAGTGTCTTGCAGCAGTTCGTCCCcgtccttctcgcgcaGGACCTGCCTCACCGTGTCCGAGAGGGCCTTGGTAGCACCCAGAGCGGTCACTGTCTCGTCCGAGAGTCCATCTTGTCTCGTGGAtccgaggaaggtggacAGCCGACCTAGCCAGCCATCCAGTTGTTGGTTGGAGGGAAGGTacctgtcgtcagctccTGCAGCGGGAGACAGCTTACCCGTTCCGGAGTGCGGACAGAATCGCCATGAGCCGCAAGTCGGACTGAGTGTCCTTCTTGATGTCtgactcgcgctcggcgtcgattACCTCGGTGAGCCCTCCCGAAGTTGGGTTCTCAGAGACATCGCGATGGAGTTTCATCGTGGTCACGTCTCACAGATGGGTGACCGGGATGAGGCCTGAAGAGGTTGCGGGAGGTAGGAGATGGTGCAATGGTAACTAGGTCGAGCTGTCGGTCGACAGGCAAGAGCGTTGGGGGGAGGCAGTTACGTCATGGACGGTCCGGCCATCTACGTTCCGCACGTCTCTTGATAAGGTGATGGAACCTGACTCCGAGGCCGATGGTTCCGCCGCATCCCTTACTCACGTTTCGCTGAAAATGATGCAACCTGGATCGTCTTTCTTCCCGGATCTGTCATTGAGATGTTACACCGCGGCGCCGCTAATCACAGTTCGGTACAACTTGCACTTGGTGTAACCGGATCTCATGCGTTCTTCAAGCCTGGGCTCGGAATGTATCAGACCTTTCAAGCTCTCAACCATCAATAGGGCGTTGTGGCGGAGTGGTTAACGCGGTTGACTAGAATGGAGTATTCTAGCACATATCAACTTCCTTCGGGAGCGCATGTTCGAATCATGTCAACGTCGAATTTTTTGGTTCGAATTTCTCTCGATCATTTTCAGGGATTCCAACTCATCTTCGGATGTAATCGAATGAACTGAGAATGGTCAGAGACGCTGCCCTTCACTTGGGCCCCGGTCAGCGCTGCGCGGCGGAGATGACCGACTTGTGCGTTGCGTGATCGATGCCCGTACGGCCGCCGAACACGAACACAGCCTCAATGAGCTACGCAAGGGTCAAAATTGCCACCGAGCGCCGAACTGTTGAGTCTGGTGGGGTGGTCATGGGCCTTGACGCGCGCTGGTGCcagtggtggaggttgagaagCCTCAATATTTGAGGAGCCACATTACTCGTTGTGCAGAAAGCTTCTAAGGAGCGAAAAAAGCCGGTAGATGGGCTCGTGACACTCAATCATGGTACCATGCTTCTCGCTTGCGAAGCCTATGATGCTCTCACAACACCTCTTCAGCTAAGTCAAAGGTCGATCGAAGGCCTGCAATTCTGCAAATTGATGCCGATGGAGACATGGACACGTGCACGTGGGCACTGCGCAGATCAGGGCCCAGGTGCGCGGTATGACCGATCAGCATTACAGCAGCAGATTGGCATACGCGTGCGCAGACGCGTGCATGTAAATGTTGTAAAAACGACTGCTACATCACGTCACAAAATCACTGACCAGCATGACCAGATGCAAATAATGTCCACGACCTGACCTCTCCATAGTGGCCGGCGTTCACCCTGATCCGGAGggtcggacgacgagacaGGGTCGCCACGCCACGCAATCGTCCCACGTTTGCCACGGAGACATAAGAGTTATAACCTTGCATAATGCGTCTAGTCCGGAACAATCATCAGAGAGCGCTTAGAACGATCCCTTGGAGCCCGGGGAGGCAGGACGCGACGTTGATGGGGTGACCGGGTCCTGCTGGAGGAAGTGGAAACGCTGGCGGTGgagctggcgtcagcgaCGGGCTTATGAAAAGGAAACGCGGTTCACCAGGTCGCCGGCGATGCGATGCGTAGCCGGGGTGACAGGCATGACCGGCGATCTCTCATGCCGACGGCGGGACTGCGCGCAAGCGACGCGCACAACCAGTGCTTACGCAAGCGACACGCGGCTTCAAGACCGCGTTCGCCACCACAGGCATCATCGCACTCACAATCGGAAGCTTGGGGAACAAGACAACAATGAGAGCCGTAAAGTTGATAGCGAAAAGGTTGTAATTGTAGTTCGAGTAGTGCGTCGAGATCAGGAATCTGCATGTTAGTGACTGCCAACACCGTACTCGTGGACAGCTGCTCGACGTACAGTCCAATGGGCACACTCGTCAACCACTTCTTGGCAGGCGTGTACTGGGCGCCACCGTCGATCTGCTCCCAAAgcgtgagctcgtcgtATGCGCCGCCTGTTGACATCCTTCCTGTCAGCGCCGCGTCGGATTGAAGAACTCACGCAGTCTCAAATGGCATACCCGTAACGTGGTGGAACATGACGAACGAGAACTGCAGGATCAGCGGCTGTGATAGATGGGCCGGACGGTACCCGGCACCAGGTCGGCATATTGAGCAATATCTGTCTCAGAGCCGCAGTGCGCAACACGATACACGCGCTTGGGCGGCGGTCGGTTGGTGCCACGAGTGATCACGAATGACGAGACGATCTCGGGTGCGGTGATACCTTCCCTCGCCGCTCAAGGCGAAACAAGGTAGGCCGACATCAGAAGCATC from Cutaneotrichosporon cavernicola HIS019 DNA, chromosome: 2 harbors:
- a CDS encoding uncharacterized protein (G-X-X-X-Q-X-W domain-containing protein), coding for MFKTLAILATLALASAQDCPPPTSSSTPPPKATGTVIHPNGDTSKCLDVQGANFANGTPVQIWDCNGTPAQSWTLQRGAGKVKLAANGTNFCLDAGTNPANGVGMKIWSCVDVPQQNWFYTDDNRIALTGQGFCLDLTNGDKTDGNRVQIWQCGTGNNNQVWTTNVLRRRYMRS
- a CDS encoding uncharacterized protein (JmjC domain, hydroxylase), with the translated sequence MSGAAQAVHPPTYDDLPYQRFLHDHLIPNTPFLLSPRATERWGARRDWVRPHSPQSGLLASLGEEEMGTLLSGLVPRNPSSPSNLPSSPTNPLSPSAPSFAAPSPPALSLPNFAALADYGDQVVPVADTAQREFSEFARDERRLREVLELWESGEGRTLYVKDWHLVAELGGGADARGVYEPPSCFLDDWLSPPFDAPTSSSASTADFRFVYTGPAGTFTPLHRDVYGSYSWSANIVGRKLWWLFPPGTEPRDKHGELLFDVRDAKALKVLQEEGEVIFVPSGWHHQVLNLDFCISINHNFFSSPTLPRVYASLRASHDRCAASIADVLPDIKARLGNTMLPDGTRAWEAEWAEEVDGLLARDAGWGWEGFWMCVRDDLVHPPTGSDLRPGDDEVARFVGTVLEQYKASAEWRLLPAARAVAVEVEALLASRA
- a CDS encoding uncharacterized protein (G-X-X-X-Q-X-W domain-containing protein) → MKYFALATLFALATALPTPQDEVVVPAVPGKPAPSGKPVPLPTPLPSVGLHPNGNAGKCVDVRGGVIQAGTVVQIYDCNGTAAQKFSLKRGDGQVQVTGTDYCLQADGNWNGSRVRLQRCNKSLLQNWYYTDDDRIAVTGQGLCLDLTDGSDANGNALQVWQCGTGNTNQVWTTNVLFA